One stretch of Nitratiruptor tergarcus DSM 16512 DNA includes these proteins:
- a CDS encoding D-alanine--D-alanine ligase translates to MQFGVIFGGVSYEHEISIVSAIALKDIIEAEFIFIDKKRDFYLIDKSKLKSKLFSSGEYTKMPKLELKKGGFYQKGLLKEKRVEFDVAINLVHGGDGEDGKLASLLEFFAIPYIGPRIEGSVVSYNKLLTKLYLYHLGINTLDFQLLHKEKIEPLKFDYPVIIKPCHLGSSIGVSVVRDESELSYALDVAFEFDNEVIIEPFIEGVKEYNLAGCKAGNFYLSKIEEPVKGEFLDFEKKYLDFGRTEEVKEAELVPGIREQMIESFKKLYEPLFYGAIIRVDFFVHRGQVYVNEINAVPGSLANYLFEDFLTPLQALARNLPKPRAIPIDYHYINSIQSAKK, encoded by the coding sequence ATGCAATTTGGTGTTATTTTTGGTGGCGTGAGCTATGAGCATGAGATAAGTATAGTGAGTGCAATAGCTCTCAAAGATATTATAGAAGCAGAGTTTATTTTTATTGATAAAAAGAGAGATTTTTATCTCATAGACAAATCAAAACTCAAATCAAAACTCTTTAGCAGTGGTGAATATACAAAAATGCCAAAACTTGAACTTAAAAAGGGAGGATTTTATCAAAAAGGATTACTCAAAGAAAAAAGAGTGGAGTTTGATGTAGCAATAAATCTTGTGCATGGTGGTGATGGGGAAGATGGAAAACTTGCTTCACTTTTAGAGTTTTTTGCTATTCCTTATATTGGCCCTCGTATTGAAGGAAGTGTGGTAAGCTACAATAAACTCCTCACAAAACTCTATCTGTATCATTTAGGGATCAATACACTCGATTTTCAGCTACTCCACAAAGAAAAAATAGAGCCACTTAAATTTGACTATCCGGTTATCATAAAACCTTGCCATCTTGGAAGTAGTATTGGAGTGAGTGTTGTAAGAGATGAGAGTGAGTTAAGCTATGCACTCGATGTTGCTTTTGAGTTTGATAATGAGGTTATTATAGAGCCTTTTATTGAAGGAGTCAAAGAGTACAATCTTGCGGGATGTAAAGCGGGGAATTTCTATCTATCAAAGATAGAGGAGCCAGTAAAAGGTGAATTTTTAGATTTTGAGAAAAAGTATCTCGATTTTGGTAGGACTGAAGAGGTAAAAGAGGCCGAGCTAGTTCCTGGAATTCGTGAGCAGATGATAGAGTCTTTTAAAAAGCTTTATGAGCCTCTTTTCTATGGGGCTATAATTCGCGTAGATTTTTTTGTGCATAGAGGGCAAGTATATGTCAATGAAATAAATGCTGTACCTGGAAGTTTGGCAAATTATCTCTTTGAAGATTTCCTCACTCCACTCCAAGCTTTAGCGAGAAATCTTCCAAAACCTCGTGCCATCCCTATCGATTATCACTATATCAACTCTATCCAATCAGCAAAGAAGTGA
- a CDS encoding alpha/beta fold hydrolase codes for MAQREVRYQDRDFSISYTIEGEGEAAIILHGWGSNKEIMQSAFKGCDEFRKIYIDLPGFGKSSNDYILTTADYAQIVEIFLDSLNIPKNIVIGHSFGGKVATLLKPKMLVLLSSAGIVEPKPLYIRAKIALFKLLKPFGIGKLRNLFVAQDAKGMSQNMYETFKNVVNEDFRSSFASFNGKALIFWGKDDKATSLQSGKEIAKLIKNSSFYPLQGDHYFFLHQAPFICQTIKEEYEKL; via the coding sequence TTGGCACAGCGGGAGGTACGCTATCAGGATAGAGATTTTTCGATCTCCTATACAATAGAAGGGGAGGGTGAAGCTGCTATTATCCTGCATGGATGGGGCAGTAACAAAGAGATTATGCAAAGTGCCTTTAAAGGGTGCGATGAGTTTAGAAAGATCTATATAGATCTTCCTGGTTTTGGGAAGAGTTCTAATGATTATATTCTTACAACTGCAGATTATGCACAAATAGTAGAAATCTTTTTAGATTCATTAAATATCCCGAAAAATATCGTTATTGGACACTCTTTTGGTGGTAAAGTGGCAACACTTTTAAAGCCAAAAATGCTTGTGCTATTAAGCAGTGCTGGTATTGTAGAGCCAAAACCGCTGTATATACGCGCTAAAATTGCTCTTTTTAAACTTCTTAAACCCTTTGGAATAGGAAAATTGCGCAATCTTTTCGTTGCACAGGATGCAAAAGGAATGAGTCAAAATATGTATGAAACTTTTAAAAATGTTGTCAATGAAGATTTTCGATCCTCTTTTGCTTCTTTTAATGGGAAAGCTCTCATTTTTTGGGGGAAAGATGATAAGGCAACCTCGCTGCAAAGTGGAAAAGAGATTGCAAAATTAATAAAAAACAGCTCTTTTTACCCGCTACAAGGCGACCACTACTTTTTTTTACACCAAGCCCCATTTATCTGCCAAACAATAAAGGAAGAGTATGAAAAATTGTAG
- a CDS encoding trimeric intracellular cation channel family protein — MSILEITDYIGIIAFALSGYWVAAQHKLDILGAFIVAFLTALGGGVIRDILTGATPYAFTHTLPAAIVIGVVASAYLLRLQRFFDYQKKLIFLLSDGLGLVSFSISGAMAALSAQFNFFGVMLVALITAVGGGVVRDILLNEIPFILRTGFYGTIAILTGAFIFLLNEIGFLNPYTVTLLFFFSLFLRLWAIFGKWSLPKL, encoded by the coding sequence ATGAGTATCTTAGAGATCACTGATTATATTGGAATCATAGCGTTTGCACTCAGTGGATATTGGGTAGCTGCTCAGCACAAACTCGATATCTTGGGAGCTTTTATCGTAGCTTTTCTCACAGCACTCGGTGGAGGGGTTATTCGCGATATTCTTACAGGAGCTACTCCTTATGCATTTACCCATACACTTCCAGCAGCAATTGTTATTGGTGTAGTTGCAAGTGCGTACCTTTTGCGTTTACAGAGATTTTTTGATTACCAAAAAAAGCTTATATTTTTATTGAGTGACGGTTTGGGTCTTGTCTCCTTTTCTATTAGTGGTGCAATGGCTGCATTGAGTGCACAATTTAATTTTTTTGGAGTGATGCTCGTAGCTCTTATTACAGCTGTTGGCGGTGGAGTTGTAAGAGATATATTGCTCAATGAGATTCCTTTCATTTTGCGCACAGGATTTTACGGGACTATTGCCATATTGACTGGAGCTTTTATTTTTCTTTTGAATGAAATTGGGTTTTTAAATCCATATACTGTTACACTTCTTTTTTTCTTCTCTTTATTCCTGCGTCTTTGGGCGATATTTGGGAAGTGGAGCCTCCCAAAATTATAA
- the murJ gene encoding murein biosynthesis integral membrane protein MurJ, whose translation MLKKIFTNSAGILLSRILGFLRDLLTASILGANIYSDIFFVAFKLPNLFRRIFGEGAFVQSFLPSYTASTNKALFAAAVFQRFFLIIFSFSIIVTIFSPFFTKLIAFGFSEHLIDMAAPYVAINFYYLDFIFCVTFLAALLQHKEHFATTAFSTALLNLSLIIALILFQQAPKETIVLAMSIAVLVGGALQFILHLYMSYRLHILSRLFAGFFALKRKKDLIQKQLQHFYKNFFPAIWGNSTAQISAFLDTWLASFLSAGSISYLYYANRILQLPLALFAIATATALFPSIAKSLKHNEKQKALKLLEQSFFALFALLLFATIGGILLAKEIIWLLFERGSFTHSDTVATASVLAMYMLGLLPYGLAKLFSLWLYATHRQKEAAKIASYSLITNIIFSLLLIIPLKAAGLALASSIAGFVLFFFSIKAFGFSKFIQIAKSRKLFWLLFAAAIEIAIILLIKEFWRIDANI comes from the coding sequence ATGCTCAAAAAAATATTTACCAATAGTGCAGGAATTTTACTCAGCCGCATTTTAGGATTTTTGCGCGATCTTCTCACTGCTTCGATTTTGGGAGCAAATATCTATAGCGATATTTTCTTTGTTGCTTTTAAGCTCCCTAATCTTTTTCGGCGCATATTTGGTGAGGGAGCTTTTGTACAAAGTTTTTTGCCATCTTACACAGCTTCTACCAATAAAGCACTCTTCGCAGCAGCAGTTTTTCAAAGATTTTTTCTCATCATCTTTTCCTTCTCAATCATAGTGACAATCTTTTCACCCTTTTTTACCAAACTCATCGCCTTTGGCTTTTCCGAGCATCTCATCGATATGGCTGCTCCATACGTGGCTATCAATTTTTACTATCTTGACTTTATTTTTTGTGTCACTTTCTTAGCAGCACTCCTGCAACACAAGGAGCATTTTGCTACTACAGCATTCTCCACAGCTCTTCTGAACTTATCGCTTATCATTGCACTTATACTCTTTCAGCAAGCTCCAAAAGAGACAATAGTGCTTGCTATGAGTATTGCTGTCTTAGTCGGAGGGGCTTTGCAGTTTATTTTGCATTTGTATATGAGCTATCGTTTGCATATTCTTAGCCGCCTATTTGCAGGTTTTTTTGCATTAAAGAGAAAAAAAGATCTCATTCAAAAACAGCTGCAGCATTTCTATAAAAATTTTTTCCCAGCAATCTGGGGTAACTCCACTGCTCAAATCAGCGCTTTTTTAGATACTTGGCTTGCCTCATTTTTGAGTGCTGGATCCATTAGCTACCTCTACTACGCCAATCGTATCTTACAACTCCCCCTTGCACTCTTTGCCATTGCCACTGCTACCGCTCTTTTTCCAAGTATCGCTAAAAGTCTCAAACATAACGAAAAGCAAAAAGCCCTCAAACTCTTAGAGCAAAGCTTCTTTGCTCTTTTTGCGCTTTTGCTCTTTGCAACTATTGGTGGAATACTCCTTGCAAAAGAGATTATATGGCTCCTTTTTGAGCGGGGGAGTTTTACACATAGCGATACAGTTGCTACTGCATCAGTCTTGGCGATGTACATGCTAGGTCTCCTCCCTTATGGTTTAGCAAAGCTCTTTTCTCTCTGGCTCTACGCCACACACAGACAAAAAGAGGCAGCTAAAATTGCAAGCTATTCACTCATTACAAATATCATTTTTTCACTGCTTCTCATTATTCCACTCAAAGCTGCTGGTTTGGCACTTGCTTCAAGCATTGCTGGATTTGTTCTCTTTTTTTTCAGTATCAAAGCATTTGGCTTTTCAAAGTTTATACAAATTGCAAAGAGTCGCAAACTTTTTTGGCTACTCTTTGCAGCAGCTATTGAAATAGCTATAATTTTACTTATAAAAGAGTTCTGGAGGATCGATGCAAATATATGA
- a CDS encoding MFS transporter codes for MNYTSNNLKNVLHGFFLAIALGVAEPSTTLPLIIAHFSSDVMIVGFYTSLLRGGAIVVQLFAAFYAQSFKLVMPYLRLVFLVRFLSWLSIGLAIYIIGDAHPKLTLFFIALFLFIFSFSAGFGSIYFNEILAKVFTQETRGKSMANRQFFAAIGSILSGIAAGYILEHFPAPKSYAYLFIVSAFLMAFGLIAFASIKEPVKEQVLEKEKSFWEFLGNAAKILRSDKALQIQIITVLLSYSFLFSFAYVILQAKQFIELSGWLVGGFIVIQMSGAMVGNIIWKKIAPHYKQIMLTSFILAIISFTVLLFSHHKYAYFFVFFTLGMAIDGFRIATINLLFSIAPQDKRPIYIALQNNITSLGLFFAIPGGFILKTFNYTTLYSFTIFMLSLGLFFAMRLKNMQNGI; via the coding sequence ATGAATTATACAAGCAACAATCTCAAAAACGTTTTACACGGATTTTTCTTAGCTATAGCACTTGGTGTAGCTGAACCATCTACTACACTTCCTCTCATCATTGCCCATTTTAGTTCTGATGTGATGATTGTAGGTTTTTATACATCCTTGCTAAGAGGTGGGGCAATTGTGGTACAGCTCTTTGCTGCATTTTACGCGCAAAGCTTTAAACTCGTCATGCCATATTTACGCCTTGTTTTTTTAGTAAGATTTCTAAGCTGGCTTAGCATCGGACTTGCAATCTATATCATAGGTGATGCACATCCAAAATTAACGCTCTTTTTTATTGCTCTATTTTTGTTTATTTTTAGTTTTAGTGCCGGATTTGGCAGCATCTATTTTAATGAGATATTAGCTAAGGTCTTTACACAAGAAACCCGTGGAAAGTCGATGGCAAACCGCCAGTTTTTCGCTGCAATTGGCTCGATTCTTAGTGGCATAGCAGCTGGATACATCTTAGAGCATTTTCCAGCTCCAAAAAGTTATGCCTATCTCTTTATAGTCAGTGCCTTTTTAATGGCATTTGGACTTATCGCTTTTGCATCCATTAAAGAGCCAGTCAAAGAGCAGGTTCTTGAAAAAGAGAAGAGTTTTTGGGAGTTTTTAGGCAACGCAGCAAAAATTTTACGTAGTGACAAAGCTTTACAGATCCAAATTATAACTGTGCTTTTGAGTTACTCCTTTTTATTTAGCTTTGCGTATGTCATTTTACAAGCCAAACAGTTTATTGAGCTCTCAGGCTGGCTTGTGGGAGGCTTTATTGTAATACAGATGAGTGGTGCAATGGTAGGAAATATCATCTGGAAAAAGATAGCACCTCACTATAAGCAGATTATGCTCACTTCTTTTATTTTAGCAATCATCTCTTTTACAGTACTGCTTTTTTCTCACCATAAATATGCTTATTTTTTTGTCTTTTTCACTCTTGGCATGGCAATTGATGGATTTCGTATAGCCACAATAAATCTTCTCTTTTCCATAGCACCGCAAGATAAACGCCCTATCTACATCGCTTTACAAAACAATATCACATCTCTTGGACTCTTTTTTGCAATCCCGGGAGGATTTATACTCAAGACATTCAACTATACAACCCTTTATAGTTTTACAATTTTTATGCTAAGTTTGGGGCTTTTCTTTGCCATGCGCTTAAAAAATATGCAAAATGGAATATAA
- the ruvA gene encoding Holliday junction branch migration protein RuvA, producing the protein MIVGIEGKVIKKEPTFVHIGTGGLIYEVFVSLNASSAIEKDHIRLHTTHIVREDGEMLYGFLDINEKKMFDRLIKLSGVGPKVAMAICSTFKPEEFVKVVHERNISKLKKVPGIGPKSAQRILVELDEFDIGEHAPLSSAHNEAMMALESLGFKKEQIQKVLATCEAADTAGLVKEALKKMQKI; encoded by the coding sequence ATGATTGTCGGAATAGAAGGCAAGGTGATAAAAAAAGAGCCTACTTTTGTACATATTGGAACAGGTGGACTTATCTATGAGGTGTTTGTTTCACTCAATGCAAGTAGTGCAATAGAAAAAGATCATATTCGTCTCCATACTACACATATAGTGCGTGAAGATGGGGAGATGCTTTATGGTTTTTTGGATATTAATGAAAAAAAGATGTTTGATAGACTCATAAAGCTTAGTGGTGTTGGTCCAAAGGTTGCAATGGCAATTTGCTCTACTTTTAAGCCAGAAGAGTTTGTCAAAGTAGTGCATGAGCGCAATATCAGTAAACTCAAAAAAGTTCCAGGGATTGGTCCTAAGAGCGCGCAGCGCATACTTGTAGAGTTGGATGAGTTTGATATTGGCGAGCATGCGCCTCTTTCAAGTGCGCACAACGAGGCTATGATGGCGCTAGAGAGTCTTGGATTTAAAAAAGAGCAGATCCAAAAAGTACTTGCTACTTGTGAAGCTGCAGATACGGCTGGTCTTGTGAAAGAGGCTTTGAAAAAAATGCAAAAAATTTAA
- a CDS encoding ABC transporter ATP-binding protein yields the protein MGEGLIATLKRFWPYIIKHKTKFFIAIIGMIMAAIGTSASAYVVKPILDDIFINKDEQMLKLLPPLVIFLYFLKGFGKFIQVYYTEYIGQDVIRAVRERMLASILAMQMGYFVQQPSGELISRLTNDINRIKNVVANMIPSFIRELLTIFALTFVVIYQSPKLALYFLFIMPLAIYPLSRLAKRMKKISHASQEKISDLTTHLTEIFNNIELIKAEAREPQELKRFQKHNQDFFELTIKQVRTQEIISPLMEVLGAVIVSLVIFIGGQEVIEGKMTTGEFFSFMTALFMLYTPIKHTSKLYNQIQDAIAAAERIFQIIELTPTIKSGTKAVPANIEKICFEGVDLAYEDKKVLQNISFCAHKDAITAIVGDSGSGKSSLINLIVRFYDPQRGKVTINDVNIKSFDLKSLRNSIALVTQRIYLFQESIAVNIGGEEYDEARVIDALKKAKAYDFVETLPQGIHTKLTEAAMNLSGGQRQRLAIARALYKDPKILIFDEATSALDKRSEAQILQTIKELAQGRIILLISHNIRSITFADKIVVMQNGKKVCEGDHADLLATCSIYKELYNKN from the coding sequence GTGGGAGAAGGTTTGATAGCCACACTCAAACGCTTTTGGCCCTATATCATCAAGCATAAAACGAAGTTTTTTATCGCAATTATTGGCATGATAATGGCCGCAATCGGTACCAGTGCATCTGCCTATGTAGTCAAACCCATACTTGATGATATATTTATCAATAAAGATGAGCAGATGCTCAAACTCCTCCCACCACTTGTCATTTTTCTCTACTTTCTCAAAGGTTTTGGAAAATTTATACAAGTCTACTATACTGAATATATTGGCCAAGATGTCATTCGTGCAGTGCGCGAGCGAATGCTTGCATCAATCCTTGCTATGCAGATGGGCTACTTTGTCCAGCAGCCATCAGGTGAGCTTATTAGCCGCCTTACCAACGATATCAATCGTATAAAAAACGTTGTAGCAAATATGATACCAAGCTTCATTCGTGAACTTCTCACTATATTTGCTCTCACTTTTGTTGTCATCTATCAAAGTCCAAAGCTTGCGCTCTATTTTTTATTTATTATGCCACTTGCTATCTATCCACTTTCTCGCTTAGCAAAGCGTATGAAAAAGATCTCTCACGCTTCCCAAGAGAAGATTTCTGATCTTACAACCCATTTGACAGAGATTTTTAACAACATTGAACTCATAAAAGCTGAAGCAAGAGAGCCACAAGAACTTAAACGTTTTCAAAAACATAACCAAGATTTCTTTGAGCTTACCATAAAGCAGGTACGTACACAAGAGATTATAAGCCCATTAATGGAGGTTTTGGGTGCAGTTATTGTCTCATTAGTGATTTTCATCGGCGGGCAGGAAGTCATTGAAGGAAAGATGACTACAGGGGAATTCTTCTCATTTATGACTGCCCTTTTTATGCTCTACACTCCTATTAAGCACACCTCCAAACTCTACAACCAGATCCAAGATGCCATCGCTGCAGCTGAGAGAATTTTTCAAATAATCGAGCTTACTCCAACTATCAAAAGTGGAACCAAAGCAGTTCCAGCAAATATAGAAAAAATCTGCTTTGAAGGTGTAGATTTGGCTTATGAAGACAAAAAGGTACTGCAAAATATCAGTTTTTGTGCCCATAAAGATGCTATTACTGCAATTGTAGGAGATAGCGGCAGTGGTAAGAGCTCGCTTATTAATCTCATTGTGCGATTTTACGATCCTCAAAGAGGAAAAGTAACAATTAATGACGTAAATATCAAATCATTCGATCTTAAAAGTCTGCGCAATTCCATCGCACTTGTAACGCAACGTATCTATCTTTTTCAAGAGAGTATTGCAGTCAATATCGGTGGAGAAGAGTATGATGAAGCACGTGTCATAGATGCACTCAAAAAAGCTAAAGCTTACGATTTTGTCGAAACTCTTCCTCAAGGTATCCATACAAAACTCACCGAAGCTGCTATGAATTTAAGCGGTGGGCAGCGACAGCGCCTAGCAATTGCACGAGCTCTCTATAAAGATCCAAAAATTTTGATATTTGATGAAGCAACCAGTGCGCTAGATAAAAGAAGTGAAGCTCAGATTTTACAGACCATCAAAGAGCTTGCACAGGGGCGCATTATTTTACTTATTTCCCACAACATTCGCTCTATTACATTTGCTGATAAAATTGTGGTAATGCAAAACGGTAAGAAAGTATGCGAAGGAGATCATGCTGATCTTCTGGCAACTTGTTCGATCTACAAAGAACTCTACAATAAAAATTAG
- the cysS gene encoding cysteine--tRNA ligase — protein MQIYDSSLKKVVELIPIKDKQLKIYVCGPTVYDDAHLGHARSAIAFDLLRRTLRALGFRVTMMKNFTDIDDKIIKKMHQTKKNLQEITSYYIKRYLEDMDALGVERADIEPKATESLEAMFAMIQKLLDKGCAYTTPNGDIYFDTAKDSEYCSLSKKCDEETLNRIEPNPAKKNPADFALWKACKGSDDVCFDSPFGKGRPGWHIECSAMIDKHLAYHDTPYQIDIHGGGADLLFPHHENEAAQTRCAYGQKLAKYWMHNGFVTISGEKMSKSLGNSFFIKDALRVYDGEILRFYLLGTHYRANLNFNEEDLLQSKKRLDKLYRLKKRIYGTKQSTVRKEFKENILNALSEDLNISKALAVMDAFIANSNEALDKNPKDKALKKEIAANIAFLNEVLGIGLKDPYTYFQLGIDETTKEKIEALIAKRNEAKKQKDFATADKIREELLNMGISIMDTPQGTLWEKV, from the coding sequence ATGCAAATATATGATAGTTCTTTAAAAAAGGTGGTAGAGCTTATTCCTATCAAAGATAAACAGTTAAAAATATATGTTTGTGGACCAACTGTTTATGATGATGCGCATTTAGGGCATGCAAGAAGCGCAATTGCTTTTGATCTCTTGCGCCGCACATTAAGAGCTCTTGGCTTTCGAGTTACAATGATGAAAAACTTCACCGATATTGATGACAAAATCATAAAAAAGATGCACCAAACGAAAAAAAACCTTCAAGAGATTACGAGCTACTATATCAAACGCTATTTAGAAGATATGGATGCCCTTGGCGTAGAGCGAGCAGATATTGAACCAAAAGCTACAGAGTCTCTTGAAGCGATGTTTGCAATGATCCAAAAACTCCTTGATAAGGGTTGCGCATACACTACTCCAAACGGCGATATCTACTTTGATACGGCAAAAGATAGCGAGTACTGCTCGTTGAGCAAAAAGTGTGATGAAGAGACCCTCAATCGCATTGAGCCAAATCCAGCCAAGAAAAACCCAGCAGACTTTGCTTTGTGGAAAGCTTGCAAAGGAAGTGATGATGTCTGCTTTGATTCCCCTTTTGGCAAAGGGCGACCAGGCTGGCATATTGAGTGCTCTGCAATGATTGATAAGCATCTTGCCTACCACGATACACCTTATCAGATTGACATTCATGGAGGGGGTGCAGATCTTCTTTTTCCACATCATGAAAACGAAGCAGCCCAGACAAGATGTGCCTATGGGCAAAAGCTAGCAAAATATTGGATGCATAACGGTTTTGTCACTATAAGTGGTGAAAAGATGAGTAAATCTTTGGGAAACAGCTTTTTTATCAAAGATGCACTAAGAGTCTATGATGGAGAGATTTTGCGCTTCTATCTTCTTGGCACCCACTACCGAGCAAATCTCAATTTTAATGAAGAGGATCTCTTGCAATCTAAAAAGCGTCTTGACAAACTTTACCGTCTCAAAAAACGTATCTATGGTACAAAACAATCTACCGTACGAAAAGAGTTCAAAGAAAATATACTCAATGCCCTCAGTGAAGATCTTAATATCTCAAAAGCGTTGGCTGTTATGGATGCTTTCATAGCAAATTCTAATGAAGCTTTAGACAAAAATCCAAAAGATAAAGCCCTCAAAAAAGAGATTGCTGCCAATATCGCATTTTTAAACGAAGTTTTAGGAATAGGCTTAAAAGATCCTTATACCTATTTTCAGCTTGGAATTGATGAAACGACAAAAGAGAAAATCGAAGCTCTCATAGCAAAACGTAATGAAGCTAAAAAGCAAAAAGATTTTGCAACTGCAGATAAAATCAGAGAGGAATTGCTAAATATGGGTATATCCATAATGGATACTCCTCAAGGTACTTTGTGGGAGAAGGTTTGA
- a CDS encoding acylphosphatase: MKNCRCIVKGRVQGVWFRRFTQNIANELGISGWVRNLPDGSVEVEASVPDEVYEEFLQALHEGPPLARVDEVVVEEIERSYSGAFEVRR, encoded by the coding sequence ATGAAAAATTGTAGATGTATCGTTAAAGGGAGAGTGCAAGGAGTCTGGTTTCGCAGATTTACACAAAATATTGCTAATGAGCTTGGAATTAGTGGATGGGTAAGAAATCTTCCTGATGGAAGCGTAGAGGTAGAAGCAAGCGTGCCAGATGAGGTATATGAAGAGTTTTTGCAAGCACTCCATGAAGGACCCCCTTTGGCACGTGTTGATGAGGTAGTAGTTGAAGAGATAGAGCGCAGTTACAGTGGCGCATTTGAGGTTCGCAGATGA
- a CDS encoding NAD(P)/FAD-dependent oxidoreductase, with product MKDLIILGAGASGLFCAQFLRTKNYLLLEHNPKPARKIAISGGGRCNVTNKIVNSSHYLTKYPQFVENVFTQFDNRSLLQWLKKKRCEPVLRKKTQYFCPHSAYELIEILANRNTLYNCEIKDVEYKKGIFVVKTSQGVFRTRSLLVATGGLSYKKIGASGIGYEIAKKFGHTVTPLAPALVGLTVQKEQFWFKKLSGVTLPAVVRVGEKQFCDNILFTHKGISGPAILNASLYWQKGYITLSFLPQLPKFLPYKNIATQLPLPKRFTIEFFHAVGIKDKKAKDLTVQEKKKLQLLRAYSFAPAGTFGYERAEVTKGGVDIGELDERMQSKIIPGLFFAGEVCDVTGELGGYNFQWAFSSAFVAQRGIDEYLRDH from the coding sequence GTGAAAGACTTAATTATTTTGGGAGCAGGAGCCTCTGGGCTCTTTTGCGCTCAGTTTTTGCGGACGAAAAACTATCTTCTTCTTGAACACAATCCAAAGCCAGCAAGAAAAATTGCAATAAGCGGAGGAGGACGCTGCAATGTTACAAATAAAATAGTAAATAGCAGCCACTATCTGACAAAATATCCACAGTTTGTAGAAAATGTTTTTACACAGTTTGATAATAGGTCTCTTTTGCAATGGTTAAAAAAGAAAAGATGTGAGCCAGTTTTACGAAAAAAGACGCAATACTTTTGTCCCCATAGCGCTTATGAACTTATAGAAATTCTTGCAAATCGTAATACACTTTACAATTGTGAAATAAAAGATGTGGAATATAAAAAAGGTATTTTTGTTGTAAAAACTTCACAGGGGGTTTTTCGAACTAGATCCTTACTCGTAGCTACTGGTGGTCTAAGTTACAAGAAAATTGGTGCAAGTGGGATTGGGTATGAGATTGCGAAAAAATTTGGACACACTGTTACTCCTTTGGCTCCAGCACTTGTAGGACTTACTGTACAAAAGGAGCAGTTTTGGTTTAAAAAGCTTAGTGGCGTGACACTTCCTGCAGTAGTGAGAGTTGGAGAAAAGCAGTTTTGTGACAATATTTTGTTTACTCATAAGGGAATAAGTGGTCCAGCGATTTTAAATGCGTCACTTTATTGGCAAAAAGGGTATATTACTCTCTCTTTTTTACCACAACTTCCAAAATTTCTTCCCTATAAAAATATTGCTACACAGCTTCCACTGCCAAAGAGATTTACAATAGAGTTTTTTCATGCTGTTGGTATAAAAGATAAAAAAGCAAAAGATCTTACGGTGCAAGAGAAGAAAAAACTCCAGTTACTTCGTGCTTATTCCTTTGCACCAGCAGGTACATTTGGCTATGAGCGGGCTGAAGTGACAAAGGGAGGTGTGGATATAGGAGAGCTTGATGAGAGGATGCAAAGCAAAATCATTCCAGGACTCTTTTTTGCAGGAGAGGTTTGTGATGTTACAGGTGAGCTTGGAGGATACAATTTTCAGTGGGCATTTAGTAGCGCATTTGTAGCACAAAGAGGTATTGATGAGTATCTTAGAGATCACTGA